The Papaver somniferum cultivar HN1 chromosome 6, ASM357369v1, whole genome shotgun sequence genome segment ttctcttctttgtaaacaccatttgagcaatgaaatattgttttgagagtgttttcaccatgtggagctaaacctctacactgggtcgacggaggaaaccaaaattcgtcatgtggtaaattcatttaattatttatatgactatttgcattaaattaaaattagaaaaagatttttcttaattaattgtcatttcgttcgatggtttatgcttaggatcaattcttttgatatgccatgcttaatatttacaattaatattttaagaatctaccttaggcaaagaattagagtcaaaattcttattgaatgagctataatggtttagaataaataggtgaatcacatgaatttgaatatttggtggaatcctagtcccagtaactctgtttattattttatttaaacctttaaatttaatcttcacaagtcttagagttcgagtctttattactacaataacaattaaaaaaaatcatatcattttggcgccgccgacgcggatttgtttttagattaatttttaggtttatttttattttgtacagttagtttttctttttttcccctttttatgcgtttctttttgtatttcttttcagggactttttgaggatgatgacttcttctgaggagacgtcacctacgatgacgctggcggaatataagcgtagaaagtcaaattatcaggaagcctcatctgagatgacgcttgctgaatataagcgtaggcaatggtatggagtttctgctccacatgaggtaagtgaagaatctcctctaatgatatatgagaatattacaaatacacaccacctagtttggaacaaagattgagaattatgtaatgccaaaaattatttaatgatgatgatgatcagtcttgtagtaacTCTCGGTTCCAGgcagaatttgtagatgaccctgtggatgattgtgtacatgatttgcctaattgcatagatgaatctatctcacaagataattcaccgaacttagaggttgtttctagacccctagacttccaaaagttacctaatttagggttagaattgtgtgcttctaaaattttattggagtgctttgcatctaaatacccaaaggacttgcctattcctgatacagtgcatgagccgattgatatttccccagtctcaatataatccccatattttgttctttacgcacttccttgtgcagtaaaaacttggtttagtggtaaatcttggtttttgatagtttcagagTTTCCACGTTttcataacataagtgtgaagctgtcatttgtaaatgttgtattttgagttgatccccaaattttcaggttgttagtttatgaggatcctttttgtatattccagtaggtgtacttttattttatttatttttatattttcgtttaattTTTgcattatgaatttcccatcttaagttttgcgttggatgactcaattacattgaggacaatgtaatgtttaagtgtgggggagtggttaactttttactttagtgTTTCAGGAGTTTTATTGCAAttcatgatcagctgttgagcgggtataTTGAAAGTTTGTAGGTAGTTTATGACCAGCTAttgagcgggtcttaaaaaaaaaaattaaaaataaataaattatgaccagctgtgtagtgagtcttttctttttcttgcatgttatgacaagatgtgtagcgggtctggatttttttttttatgattgttagggttatgaccagctgtgtagcgggtcttttcttttttcttgcatgttatgaccagctgtgtagcgggtctaaaaaaaagaaaattgatatgaccagctgtgtaacgggtctctctctctcctattatatgaccagctgtgtagcgggtcagttttatgtttttctcgaggactagcaaaatataagtgtgggggaatttgatgagcacgaaagtgcgacgcattttcacccataaatacattagctgggactcattttatcactaataaaattgtttgtaggtgtttttgtgaaataagctcttatggagaaagttgctcgaaaagtggtttttgtaccccggaggacacatgttattcagactctcagttttggataaggggaacccaatTACCAAGGGGCATCCTAATTTCTATTCgcactcccggattggataaggggaggtcatcttcaaccttttgaatttgaaaaatggtGGGAAAACTGGTTTTCAGTGGAACAAAATTAAGGTTTGTGTTTGTGGCGTgaataatgagattcaatcgctgaaacttcttggGTGAGTCTGTTAAGGCTTAACAGGTTTGGTATGATCGATGGATTTCATAAACTTTGGCTGGGTTGTGCTGAACTTTTGATTTGAAGAAATACTAGTTTTGGCAAAAGTTCTTCAGCAAAACAtaattagggttcgaattttggaGGCAATTTAAGTAGACTGAATGGctaaaatttattaaaaatacTTGATTAAGCTTCACAAGCATGGTATGATCAACGTTTTGGATTGGAATTGGTTGGAAATTCAGTTTGAATAACTCAGGGAGTTTACGTATTTTAAAGAACCCGATAttgttgttttggttttggaCGACTTTTTGGGAGATTAAAACAATACAGTTGATTGGATTGGGTCTGTTTCGtccaaacaggactggtaagtccttcaGAACCGGTGAAGTTGGGCTGCATCGCcggagagaagaaaacagggagcgTATAGTTGGTTAGAGACATTCATAGGATTTTCTGTGGTTGGCTGAGTAGTTAGTGTGTTTGACTCTATCAGAAATAGGTTTTCAACATGTTGGAGGGTGGTTGAATGATGCAGACGCGTGAGAATATAaaatggggaagaaaaatatctaaagattattttcttttactaccgagttatggagagattttctggagtaatgaTGTGTTATTCgtggccctgttgagtataaatatgttgcTGTTGTAGCAGAGAAGGCATCGAGTGTTtgggggaggctacagagtggagaaaattgctgcagagaaatctccagcagcagcagaagaaatagtgaagaatacgaagaacagaTAGACAAAGACAGTCGTTAAACTCTGTCGTTTATGCTTAAGATATAAGACTGTCCAGTGCGACAGTTTACCGTTATTCTCTGTGTCAGTGGGTTtgaaacgcttataaacgttgcgattccctgttttaattgattttctctttttttctcttctttgtaaacaccatttgagcaatgaaatattattttgagagtgttttcaccatgtggagctaaacctctacactgggtcgacggaggaaaccaaaattcgtcatgtggtaaattcatttaattatttatatgactatttgcattaaattaaaattagaaaaagatttttcttaattaattatcatttcgtttgatggtttatgcttaggattaattcttttgatatgccatgcttaagatttacaattaatattttaagaatctaccttaagcaaagaattagagtcaaaattcttattgaatgagctataatggtttagaataaataggtgaatcatatgaatttgaatatttggtggaatcctagtcccagtaactctcgcctttgtttattattttatttaaaactttaaatttaatattcacaagtcttagagttcaaatctttattactacaataacaataaaaaaaaatcatatcaaaGCTTTCTCAACTGCATGTTATCTTATTAGCAGACTACCTGCATCTCAACATGAGGCCAAATCTCCACTCCAACTCTTATACAACAAAAAACCTGACTGCTGCTTTCTAAAGGTCTTTGGCTGTCTATGTTACCCATGCGTTCGCCCATATGTCTCTAATAAGCTTGAACCAATATCACTACCATGTGTATTCATTTTTTACAGTGATGCGCACAAAGGATATCTATGTTTACATGTACCTACAGGAAGGTTGTATATCTTTCGACACGTCAAGTTCGTAGAAACAAGCTTCCAATTTGCTTCCAAGCAACATGTATGTATCACTAAACCCATTTCCAAGCCATCCATATCCACAAAAATATTTgcatcatccaatttttctaatTCATCTCATGAGAACATTGTTTCTCAACCATCCTATCCTCTGCTACATACTCCACCAATGTCACCTATCATGGATAATTTGCAGTCACCACCTTTGTCCCAAAATATGGATAATGTGCAGTCACCTTTAAATACAGCAGCACCAGAATCTACCACAGCAATCACTTCTACAGAAACAACTACTTCAGCAGCAACACAACCATCTATGTTACAACCGGCTCCATTAGCTCCACCAGCTCCACCGGCTCCATCTGCACCACCTACATAACATCGTATGATGATTAAATCTAGAGATGGTATCAAGAAACCAGTCAAAAAGCTTTGTCTTACAACAACAAAATATCCACTTGCAGAGACAACACTCACCACTCCATCGTCTTATCCAATATAGATACCTCCTATGGATGATGAGATTAATGCTCACATTCGTAATGGTACGTGGAGCTATGTACCACATGAACCATGGATGAATTTGATTGGCTCAAAATGGGTGTTCAAGGTTAAACAGAAAGCATGTGGTACAATTGACAGACCAAAAGCTCGACTAGTGGCTAAAGGATACAATCAAAGAGAAGGTTTTGATTATGACGAAACCTTCAGTACCGTGATTAAAACAAGCACTATCAGACTTGTCTTGTCAATTACAGTGGCAAACAGTTTCTCCTTGGGACAATTAGATGTTCAAAATGCTTTCTTGCATGGTGTTCTGACAGAAGATGTTTATATGAAACAACCAGTTGGTTATATTCATCCTGACTATCCAACTCATGTTTGCAAGTTGAAAAAGTCAATATACGGCCTTAAGCAAGCTCCACACACTTGGTTTTCAAGGCTTAGCACGTATCTAGTTGATCTGGGTTTCAAAGGGTCTGTTGCAGACAATTCACTCTTTATCAATAAAAATTCAGATGGAGTAACTTATGTCTTAATCTATGTCGATGACATTATCATCACATGTTCCAATTCTTCTCTTATTACAAACCTAATATCTGCTCTGAATtctgtttttgcaatcaaagattTAGGCGACCTCAGCTACTTCTTGGGAATAGAAGTTATTAAGTAAAAAAGAATCAGTtttgttgatccaacaaaaaTACATCACTGATCTTCTTAAACGGACAAAGATGGACGATGCAAAACCAGTTGCTACTCCCTTGGTTGTGAACACTAAAATCAGCAGATTGGGTACGCAAAGATTTGAGGATCCAACTCTTTATCGAAGTGTctgtggagcattgcagtatctaCATCTCACTCGTCCTGATATTGCTTTTGCAGTAAACAAAGTGTGCCAGTTCATGCAAGACCCTTACATCGAGAATTGGGAGTTAATCAAACGCATACTCAGGTATCTCAAGCACACAGTTCAATATGGTTTAGTTTTTCAAATATCTTCAGATATCAGTCTTCATGCCTACTCTGACTCTGATTGGGCTGagagtctcgatgatcacagatCCACTAGTGGATACTGCATCTATTTTGGAAATAATCTTGTATCTTGGAGCGTaaggaaacagaaaactgtttccaAGTCGAGCACTGAAGCAGAATATAGAGGCATAGCCATAGCAACTTTTGAACTAATATGGCTTTAATCATTGCTAAAAGAACTTGGTGTTGAAGTAAGAGCTCCGTCAATCTGGTGTAACAATTTAGGGGCTACATATCTCACAaccaatccagtttttcatgctcGTATGAAGCACAtagaaattgattatcactttgtGCGTGAAAGAGTAGCAAACAAGCAACTTCTGGTACGGTTCATCTCGACTAAAGATCAAGTAGCTGATATCTTCACTAAGGGTTTGTCAGTACCAAGGTTTTTTTTTATCTCAGGAACAAGTTGAACATTCAACAATTCATGTTCAACTTGAGGGAGGATGTCAAGGATACAACTATTCGCACTCATTCAAAGCCGTAACTACAGCTGTATCGTTCCAATCTATAGCtgccaaattatgtcgacattctaatgtctttcaatcatgatttttGGTATACAAAACTTGTAATATCTTCTGTAATAATAGCCGTATATGGCTCTATATATTGAATGAGAATCCACAATATCATATGTGGAACATTTCACCAAACTATCGTGTTCTGTCTCATTGTAGGCGCCGACAACAAATGGGTATTATGCAAATGCAGAGGCATAGGTGTGGGCATTGGTAGCTCATAGTTACTATTTGTCGAGGCATCAAGGTCGGAGTCCGCATTGGTAACATTTGATTGCTATGCATTCCCATGGTTCTACCAATGAATTGGGTGCCTGAAAGTTGAACAGTAAATAGATAAATAAAAATTACACATGTATATCGTACGTCAAAGGTTTTATGCAACTGTAGCTTAGTGATATCGTTGGATATGTTgtaatttaataaaattatttgtagaAAACTAATGAATGAACATAACACCACATCATGGTAATAATTTCCATCTAGCCAATGAACAACTAAATAATTAAAAGATTGAACAGTCAGTTAATAATACCTGTAGGATGTTGAGCACTAGAAGCAACCACAAACTCATTGCTTTGAGGATCTAAAACTGTATGTCGAGGTCATTTTTATTTCACAGATGTTGCCAAAGCACTCTTTAGCCTAGCAGAAGTGGCACCGAttgtcttttcttttatttttatcccATTCACTTGACAGGCGTTGCCATGAAcaacaataatagcagttaaaatgATCATCAAATTATGTATGTTTTATTCATCATTAATGGAACTCAAAGTTCTTTATTACATAGAAGATAAAATGCTATTACAAAGAGTTATTTGCACTGAAGTTAAGTTATAGAAAGTTCTTCAGCTAAAATCACCAACACAAGCACGTGAAATAGAAGCGTGTAAGTCCAGCTAGGAACAACCTGGCATGAGCTGTACATCCTTATCCTGCACTTCTTTATTCATCTTAACCTGCACCATATCATGTGCTAGAATATCCTGATCCTGTAGAACACTTGATGTGTCAATATCCCCCTTCAAGCACAAAGGAGCTGCAATGACTTTGAGCTTGGATCTGATATCAACAAATCTTGGTACATGAAGAGGCTTAGTAAAAATATCTGCCAGTTGATCCAAAGTATTAACATGGAAGACATCCAAAGCCTTAGACTGAACTAGCTCTCTGATAAAATGATAGTCTAAATGAACATACTTCATTTTATAGTGTTGAACTGGATTAAAAGCTAGAGAGAGAGAACTTATATTGTCACAGCCAAGTCCAGGTATACCAGATACTGGAAAGGGTAAGTCCTGCAGAATAAAACAAATCCACACAATCTCTGCTACACTGTGAGAAGGAGTTCTATACTCAGCCTCTGTGCTTGATCTAGTAACCTTGGATTGCTTTTTAGAAGACCAAGAAACCACATTGGATCCCAAAAATACACGATACCTTCCTGTAGACTTTCTATCATCAACATTACCAGCCCAATCGGCATCTGAGAATCCTAATAAGAATGAAGGACCCTTAGTAAACTCCATGCAAAATGTAGAGTACCCATAATGTACCTGAGAATTCTTTTGGCTGCATTCAGATGTGGAACTCTAAGATGCTGCATGTGCTGACAAACCAGATTTACAGCATAATAAATCTAAGGCCTTGTCCATGTTAGATAGTGAAGAGAACCTACTAAGGACCTGTATTCAGATGGATCAACAAGTAACTCACCAACATCTTTTGACAATTTGTCAAAAACTGCCAATGGAGTTTGACAGGCCTTTGCAGCCTCCATATGAAATCTTCTGAGCAGGTCCACAACATATTTTGTCAGAGAAAGGAACAAAGTAGAAGAATCCCTTTTCATCCCAAAACCCAAGAAATAATGCAAATCTCCAAGATCCTTGATTGGGAACTGAGCTTGAAGTTGATAAATTATGAATTGAAGAAATTCAGGTGAAGAGCCAGTAAGAAGAATGTCATCAACATGAATGAGTGCTACTGTTAATTGAGAACCTTGTTGATGAACAAATAATGAAGTATAAGCTTTAGAATTAACAAAGTTTAGAGAAATAAGAGTTGTACTTAACTTCTCATACCAAGCTCTGGGAGCTTATTTCAAGCCATAAATTGCCTTGTGTAATAAACATACATGACGTGGCTTGTCAGGATCAATGAATCCAGGAGGTTGTGACATATATACAGTTTCCTTGAGATCTCAATGTAAGAAAGCATTGCTGACATCCAGTTGATGAATTTTCCAATCATATTGAACTGCCATGGACAAAATAATTCTGATTGGTGTAGGTCTAGCAACATGACTGAATGTCTCCTCAAAGTCTAAGCCTTGTTGTTGATGATATCCCTTTGCTACAAGTCTAGCCTTATGTTTATCAATTGTAccatatgctttatatttaacTCTGAATACCCATTTGCAACTTACTACATGTTGATCTGTTAGAGGATCGACAAG includes the following:
- the LOC113291303 gene encoding uncharacterized protein LOC113291303, encoding MDDAKPVATPLVVNTKISRLGTQRFEDPTLYRSVCGALQYLHLTRPDIAFAVNKVCQFMQDPYIENWELIKRILRYLKHTVQYGLVFQISSDISLHAYSDSDWAESLDDHRSTSGYCIYFGNNLVSWSVRKQKTVSKSSTEAEYRGIAIATFELIWL